GTCATTCCCAACCAAGTAATTGCGATTGCTCCAAGGTAAATCTGGCCCTCTGCACCGATATTGATGAACCCGGTACGGAAACCAACTGAAACACCCAGAGCCGCAAGCATCAAGGGCGTTGCACGTACCAGGACCTCCCCGATCGAATACGTTGACCCCACGATACCCCGTATAAAACTGGAGAGAGATGAGGGAATACTACTTCCCACCATAGCGATCAGAAGCAGTGAGACACCCAGTACAATACCGGTTACCACTGTAAGTGAGAGAACATTGGAAACAGACCGTTTCATGCCTCCCTCCTTGCAGGGGAGCCTGCCATCAATAGTCCGAGATAGGTCAAATCAACATCTCCTTGTCTCTCGATTACATCAACGATCTGTCCACGATACATCACAGCAATACTGTCACTTAGATCCAGTATCTCCTCAAGGTCAGAAGAGATTAGGATGACGGAAGAGCCTTGTCTCCTGAGTTCCAAAAGTGTCTTGTGCACATCCTCGGTCGAACCTACGTCCAGACCTCGTGTGGGCTGGCAGGCAATGACCACCTTCGCATTTCCAGCCAATTCACGGGCAAGAATCAACTTCTGTTGATTTCCCCCCGAGAGATATCTCACGGGATACTCCAAGGATCCACTCTTGATCGCGTATTTCTCTACTGCCTGTTCTGTCAACTCACGAAGCTTCTTTCTTGCAATGAAGTGGTGATGATTACACTCCCCTCCACGAAAACGGGTAAGCAGGAGATTCTCCTGCATATCCATATCCAAAACCAGGCTATCGAGCAATCGGTCATCAGAGATATACCCAAAACCCAACGCCCTGCGTTGTTTTACCCCGAGGTGTTCCAAATGCTTGCCATCCAAGGTCAAGGAACCTTCCTTGACCTTTCGTATACCGAGCAGTAACTCAGCAAAAGCTTTCTGCCCGTTTCCATCGACTCCTGCAATCCCCACAATGCTTCCTGGGGGAACGTGTAAGGAGAGGGGACCTATGGATTCCTGAGCATCCTGTATGGAAATGGCGATCAACCCTTCACGATCATAGGAGAAAGGCAATTTGGTTCGCACCATCCTGTTGAGTTTCCTCCCAACCATCAACTGTGAGAGTTCTGCTTCATTCGTATCTTTTGTCTTGACGTCCCCTACCTTCTCACCACCCCTCAAGACCGTAATGCGGTCAGTGAGAGAGAGAACTTCAGCAATATGGTGGGTAATGATAATTACAGAGTGGCCTTCTGCTCTCAGCCGCCCAAGAATGTCAAACAGGCTCTCCACCTCTTGCGGTGTAAGAACAGCTGTCGGCTCGTCAAGTATGAGCAACTGTGCTTTCCGATAGAGCACCTTGATGATTTCCACCCGCTGTTGCTGCCCAACTGAGAGAGAGCTAACCAGTGCCGTAGGATCGACTGCGAGGTTATAACGTTCACTTAACGTGCGAATCTCCTCGTCGACCTGTTTACGTTTAACAAATGGATACCCAGGGCTTTTCAACCCAAGGGTGATATTCTCACTGACGGTCAGGGTAGGAACCAAGGTAAAATGTTGATGCACCATTCCAATCTTATGGCTGATGGCATCCTTCGGGCTCTTAATCTGGATGGGGACTCCATCCAAGACTATAGAACCACTATCTGCTTGATAAATCCCATAGAGAATGTTCATCAAGGTGGTTTTGCCTGCCCCATTCTCACCAAGCAGGGCATGGATCTCCCCATGGTCTACATACAGGTTGACCTTCGAATTGGCGCTTTTGCCAAAGAATGCCTTGTTAATGTCGATCATTTCCAGAAATGCCATGCCATCTCCTCAAACTGAGCGTGCTCCCCACTAGGAGGGAGCACGTCATATTCTGTGATTATTTGGTACGCGTCTCGATCAAGGGAACAGTAAAGCTACCATCCAGAATCTGCTGCCTGGTTGAGGCAATCAGGTCCTTGACATCCTGGGGAATCTTATCCTCAAAGCTGTTGTATCCTGAGATATCCACAACTCCATCCTGCATCCCGAGGTTGAATACCCCACCCTCATAGGTGTCGGTACTTACCTTCTCTACTGCAGTCAGGACCAAGGCTGGTACACTGTAAATGGTGGAAGCCATTACCGTATCAGGGGCAATGGAGTTCTGGTCATAGGAATCACCGGTTGCAAGCAACCCGCGCTCCTCAGCTGCCTTGATCACCCCGGTCCCTGCCTGGTTAGCACAGTGGGAGAGTACATCAGCACCCTGGTCAGCCATGGAGAGAGCTGCTTCCTTTCCCAGTGCTACATCAGTGAAGCTGCTCACATATGCTTCCAGTACCTTGATGGATGGGTTCACCGCCTTGGCGCCAATCTTGTACGCTTCCAGAACCTTGACGATTGAAGGCTGTTCAAAGCCACCGACAATACCGATGGTGCCGCTCTCAGACATGGAAGCTGCAAGCATTCCCATCAGGTACCCGGCTTCTTCACAAGCCATTACATAGCTGGCGGCATTGTCGCTGTATGCATTGGATTCAATTGCCATGAACTTTGTATTGGGGAACTGGGAGGAGATCCTGACAGCCGGCTCACCGAACTGGAAACCATGCCCGATCACCAGGTCATACCCTTGGGCTGCATAGTCACGGAACGCTGCCTCTCCATCAGCAATCCCCACATTCTCTGAATATGCAGTCTGGAGATTGTATTTCTCCTCTGCCTCTTTCAGACCGGCAAATGCTACTGCATTCCATCCTTGGTCGTTGGCCGGCCCTGAGAGCAACAGCGCAACCTTCATCTTTCCGTCTGATTCATCCTTCTCAGCTGCGCCACCAGCAAACAAGAGCGATGTTCCGAGTACCAAAACCAAACAAGCTACCAGCAATGTCTTTTTCATGTTCGTTACTCCTCTAAAGGGTTTCCCCTGTGAATGCACTACTTATCGGAAGATTGTGGGAAATAGAGAGCGTAGCCTCTCATCGCAAGCCATCTCAGCCTGAACAGCCAAGCGTACTTCATCAATCCCGACCAGCTCACCGTCCTTGAATTTGATGTCTCCACCAACCATGGTCATGGCTACCTCGCCGGTATACCCAACGCGGGCAAGAAGATTACCTGGATCATGCAAGGTTCCAGCAAGTGGAAGCGTATTGGCATCGATGGCAAAAAGATCAGCTGCCTTTCCAACCTCGAGGGAACCAATATCACTCCTGCCCAGTGTCTTGGCACCACCTACTGTAGCAGTCTTGAGCATCTCGTAGGCAGAAGGGGCTCCTCCCCGGCTCTTGCTATGGTAGGACTGAGCCAAGTAAGCCATGCGCAAGGAATCGAGCAGGTTAGAACTATCATTGGTAGCAGACCCATCACAGCCAAGCGATACATTCATGCCTGCTCTCTCCATTGCTGGGATATCAATGATGGGAAAGCCTCCCAAGACAGCCGGCGCTGGACAATGGGAGAGTCCTGTCCCAGTCTGGGCCATTACCTTGTATTCATCTTCCTGGAGTTCCCAGCCATGAGCGAACCAGACATCCTCCCCAACAAACCCAATCTCTTCTGCCCAAGCAAGTGTTCTCTTGCCATAGCGTTCCATCATGATGGGGTTCTCCCCCTCTCCGAGGTGGGTGTGGAGCCTAAGACCATGCTTCCTTGCAAATGCCAAAGACTCCTCAAAGGTTTCCTGGTAGCTGTTGATCGGCTGACAGGGGGCAACTACAATCTGGCTCATACTGTTGGGGTTTGGATCATGATACGCTTTCATCAAACGTTCACAATCAAGTAGGAACTCGTCGGTAGTCTCCAGCATCTCCCCAGGGATGGTACTTCCCTTCTCCCTCTCCAAGGTATTGCATCCTCTCCCTGCGTGGTACCTGATACCCAACAAAGAAGCAGCTTCCATCTGGCGGTCAACCGCTTCTTTGCCAGTCTTCTTGGTATAGCAGTACTGGTGGTCGAACGCAGTGGTGCAGCCATGCTTGAGAAGATCTGCCATGGCAACGAGAGACGAGTAATAGATAACTTCACTGTCAATCTGGGAGAAAATGGGATAAATCTTGTCGAGCCAGTCGACAACAAGAAGATTCGGATAGTCGATGGTTACCAGGTTTCGTACAAACGTCTGGAAGAAGTGATGGTGCGTATTCACCAATCCTGGATACACAATGTAGTTGCTTGCATCGATAACCTCGGCATCACCTCGAGAAAGATTCTTTCCGATCTTGGCAATCTTGTATCCGTCGATAAGAAGATCACAATCGTTATAGACCGTATCAGATCCATCGCAACTCACGAGAGAACGGATATTTGTAAGAAGTTTCTGGTTACCCATCACCTACCACCTTACTGGCTTGATGAGTGCACGATAAACCCTATAGTTACTATAGGGTCAAGAATAAACAGAAACTTTTTGTAGTTCTTTATCTACGATGCAATAATGATGCGCTATGAGTACAGATTCCGTGCTTGCAATTACAATTACCTGATCCAAACCACACTAATGCTGTATCTTCTATGATAACTGCAAAGCCGTAGGCCCCCCGAGAGTAGTAAACGCCCGGAGATAAGGAAAGAACCTCTACCAATCTATTAATCGTATACCCCCCAAATCATAATTCGACGAGGCACTTAATATGTAATGCAATTTATTGACATTGTCATTACATATTCATATTATTGAAGATAGAAAGAGGAGTAACATATGGAACGTTCAACCGTAAATATTAACTTTCGCATGGATGCAGAGTTGAAAAACAACTTGGAGAAAGCCTGCCAAGAACTTGGTTTGACTCCTTCTGCAGCCTTCACCATTTTTGCTACCAAAGTAGCAAGAGAAAAACGCATACCCTTTGAGGTTGCTGTCGATCCATTCTACAGTGAGCGAAACATGGCAAGGCTTAGAAAATCGATTGCCCAGATGGAATCCACCGGCGGCACAATCCACGAGGTGGATGTAAGTGATTAAGGCTTGGTCAGACGATGCTTGGAAGGATTTCGAGTACTGGACAAAGCAGGATAAGAAGACGTTAAAACGAATTTTGGCACTTCTCAGAGATATCGACAGGAATGGTTACAAGGGAATCGGTAAACCTGAGCGGTTAACGGGAAACCTCGCTCCATATTGGAGCCGAAGGATCGATGATTGCAACCGCTTGGTTTATCGTATCGATGGGGATATCATTCGCATCGTTCAATGTGGATCACATTACCGGGATAAATGAACGGTTGTCACTCTTTCAACGAAGCCGCGAGAAAGCGCCGTATCATCCATAAAGGAGCTCTGCAAAGAATTCAAATCATATATGTCTCTCTATCTGCAATTCACCTGTAGTTTGCTATGAGTACAGATTCCTTGGTTACTATTGCAGTTCTGCCATCTCTTCTTCACTCAATCTCCTGATATCCAATCCCTGTCCCAGATACCAGAGTTTTGCACTCTCTTCGAACTCCTCAGCAGCAAATACTGCTTCCTGAAGCGTCTTCCCTGTGGTGATCAACCCATGGTTCTGCATAAGGTAGGTAGAGAACCCAGGTTTGGATCGGATATCCTCTGCAATCAGTGGAGAACCTGGCCTTCTGTAGGGAAGAATCCCTACCTTGTTCACCTTCATGACAAAATACGGCGTAAAGGGGGTAAAGGGACTACCGTCTTTCAAACCCTTTGTGCTGGCAAGCAAGGTAGCATAGGTGGAATGCAGATGGACCACCGCTCGGATCTCGCTATGAGCAGCATAACAAGCTAGATGGAACGGTACCTCCTTGGTAGGAGCCTTTCCTCCAAGCAGTGTCCCATCTTCCTTGAAGTGAGACACCTCCGTTTCATCCAAAATCCCAAAGGAGGAGCCGGTGGGAGTGGCAAGGTAGGTACCATCAGGAAGTTTTACAGAGATATTCCCCGCACTTCCCACGACAAATCCTCGTTGGTAGAGGCTTGAGGCGAAGGAAACCAACTCACGTTTCATCTCAATTTCATTCATCATAACACTCCTGGGCTTTCTCTAGAAAGGATTCAGAACCAAAGTTCCCGCTCTTTAAAACCAGTTGGAACTTCCTGTCCAAGGACTGCACCCACGACACGCCGGGATCTATCTGCTCCCCGATGAGGTAGGCATCAACCCCCAAGGTGGAGGCAACCACCCCTCTGGTCTCTCCCCCTCCAACAATAAAGGTCTCGACTCCTTCTTGTGCGAGTATAGCTGTCATTCTTCCAAATACCTGCTCGATGATCCCCGCTAGATCCACTCCCTTGAACCGCTCCCGGTTATGCTGCAGTTCCTCTGGTGAGCGCGTTGCAAAGACCATGGGAGCAAGCGTGCTTCCCTGGTGGGCAAGTGCCCACTTGGCAAGCGTCTCAGGATAAGAGGGGTCGTCCACACAAGCTTGTTCATCAATACTGAAACTCTCTGCCTTCTCTTTATAGTAGGCAACTTGCTTTTGCATCATCGCTGAACAGGAACCAGCGATAACCACTGCATTTGTCCTCTTAGGAAGGAACGCAGGCTTCGCTATACCTCTCTCTCCAAGGGATTCAGCCCTCACTGTAGCAATACCCTGGGCCAAGCCAGAGCCTCCAGTGACAAGAAGCATATCCTCGGTTGCCTTGGCTATCGTAGTTAAGTCCTCATCGTTGATGACATCGACGATAATGTTGTTCACCCCATCCTTTTCAAGTGTATCAATTCGATTCTTTACTGCTGTAGCCCCTTTCCTGACAACATCATAATACACATGGCCATTGCAAGATGGACTCTGCATCGCAAGCAGATCGGCAAGCTTCGACATCCTCATTGGATTGAGTGGATGATGACGCATTGGAGAATCACTGAGCAGCTGGTCACCTACAAATAGGTACCCGTGGTACACAGTTCTTCCATTGACGGGAAGCGCAGGACAGATAAGTGTACTGGAGAGTCCCAGCGCATCCCTGAGCGCATCGCTGATGGGACCGATGTTTCCTTTCTCGGTGGAATCAAAGGTTGAGCAATATTTATAGTAGAAACGATCGCAACCAGCTTCCTGCAGGAAAGCAAGTGCTGAGAGAGCCTCCTCTACTGCTTCCGAGGAAGGAATGCTCCTGATCTTCAGGCTCATGACAATCGCATCAGTTTCGGGAAGTTGCCCTGTTGCAACAGGCTTGGCACACATGAGCGTTCTCATGCCTCCAGATACCAAGAAGCCGGCGATATCCACAGCCCCGGTAAAATCGTCTGCAATAACTCCTAGTTTCATACCACCCCTCACAATTATTCATATAGTATCGTTTCGTAACCTAGTATGCCAATTGTTCATACTTCCTGTCACTGTCAATCAGACTTTTTCTATGGAGGAAGGATACCTAAGGAAGCGCATGTGTTACTACAGCATACCCAATACCACTGATGGCTCCTAGAATGAGCAAGACAATTGGGCCCAAGGGGATTTTTCGACTGTTCAAACAGACGAAGGCAAGAATAAATACGATAAGTGCGAAGAGGTCAACCTGACCCATGTGTCCAATCGCGAGTTGCAACAAGGAAAGCCCAGCGGTAAAGATAGCGGCAACCACTACCGGCCGTACCCCTTCGAGCACACGTTTGAGCAGCGTCTGTTCCCGATACTTTGCGTAGAGATGTGCGAGCAGCAACATGATGATGACCGATGGCAGGATATTTCCAAGGGTAGCCACCACGACGCCGGCAATTCCTGCAACCTTCATACCGACAAACGTTGCAGAGTTGATGGCAATGGGACCAGGGGTCATCTCAGCAATTGTTACCAAGTCGGCAAATTCCGTGGCGGTCAACCACCCATGAATGTCGACAGTCTGTGCTTGGATAAGAGGCATGGCTGCATACCCGCCACCAATGCTGAACAAACCTATCTGGAAAAAGCTGAAGAAGAGCGTAAGGAGTATACTCATAGCTTCTTCTCCTTCTGGAGCAGGATCAAGCTCTGGATGATCGAGAAAGCTACGATGCTTACCATAACCAGCATGATGTTTACCTTGAAGATAAACAATGCACTGAAACTCAGGACAAAGAGGAGGATTGGGAGTACTTGCTTCTTCTTCAGCAATGGCCTGAACAAGGCCCAGGTGACCTGCAGGACAATGGCCGCAACAACTGCCCGCATTCCATGAAAGGCTGCAGCGATCCAAAGGTTATCCTGCACGGCCTTGTAGCCAAGGCTGACCAGAGTCAGAATCATCATGGGAGGAAGGATGGTCCCCAAGGTAGCAACCAATGCCCCAGGCACACCAGCTAGATGATACCCCACCATCAGGGAACCGTTGACAGCTATGGGACCGGGAGAAGACTGGGCGATGGTGATGAAATCAAGCATCTCCTCATCGTTGATCCAGCCGAGTTTTACCACCATCTTCTTTCTCATCAGACTGATGATGACAAACCCGCCACCAAAGGTGAACAGACTCAGGGAGAATGTTGTCCAAAAGAGTTTAAAGAAGAATTTGAAATTGATCTCTGGTCTCTTCTTATGCTCACGAATCAGCGCATCAGCCATCTCTCCTCCTACAATGCAAGCATCTGTTTTGCAACCAATTCAAGCCTTTCTATAGCATAGGGAAAGAATATTTTCATGGAAGCACAAAAGCGATACCCTTCCTCATTACGATACCGTTTACAGCCACCTCTGCAAAGGGCTCTCCAAGGACAGGAAGCACAATCATCAATTGAATTGGGAGAATCCTCAATGAATCGAAGGGTAGATCGCCTCTTGTCGAGCGATACAAATTCATCTTCTGTGATATTACCGAGGCAGTACGAATCGAGACAGTAGAAATCACAGGGATAGATGTCTCCATTGCTCTCTGCAACGTATTGAATAGAGCATACTCCTGCCATATCGCAAGCCTCAGGGGGATAACCGGCTATCATCCCAACAAGGTTATCAAAAAACCTGACTGAGACAGGCTTCTTTGCTTGGTAGGAAGCGAACCAGAGATCAAAGAGATCCTTTAAAAACTGACCATAACCGGTGGCAGAGAGAAACCGTTTCTCTCCGTCAAGCATGTCCATACATGGGATATATTGTTGGTAAGTAAGCCCATGTTCCACGAAGTAGGGATATGCCATACCGATATTTTGTGCCAAATCATTGGTGACTACACTCAGGATGTTAAATTCCACCCCTTCCCTCTCCAAGTGAGAGA
This sequence is a window from uncultured Sphaerochaeta sp.. Protein-coding genes within it:
- a CDS encoding ABC transporter ATP-binding protein yields the protein MAFLEMIDINKAFFGKSANSKVNLYVDHGEIHALLGENGAGKTTLMNILYGIYQADSGSIVLDGVPIQIKSPKDAISHKIGMVHQHFTLVPTLTVSENITLGLKSPGYPFVKRKQVDEEIRTLSERYNLAVDPTALVSSLSVGQQQRVEIIKVLYRKAQLLILDEPTAVLTPQEVESLFDILGRLRAEGHSVIIITHHIAEVLSLTDRITVLRGGEKVGDVKTKDTNEAELSQLMVGRKLNRMVRTKLPFSYDREGLIAISIQDAQESIGPLSLHVPPGSIVGIAGVDGNGQKAFAELLLGIRKVKEGSLTLDGKHLEHLGVKQRRALGFGYISDDRLLDSLVLDMDMQENLLLTRFRGGECNHHHFIARKKLRELTEQAVEKYAIKSGSLEYPVRYLSGGNQQKLILARELAGNAKVVIACQPTRGLDVGSTEDVHKTLLELRRQGSSVILISSDLEEILDLSDSIAVMYRGQIVDVIERQGDVDLTYLGLLMAGSPARREA
- a CDS encoding BMP family protein, translating into MKKTLLVACLVLVLGTSLLFAGGAAEKDESDGKMKVALLLSGPANDQGWNAVAFAGLKEAEEKYNLQTAYSENVGIADGEAAFRDYAAQGYDLVIGHGFQFGEPAVRISSQFPNTKFMAIESNAYSDNAASYVMACEEAGYLMGMLAASMSESGTIGIVGGFEQPSIVKVLEAYKIGAKAVNPSIKVLEAYVSSFTDVALGKEAALSMADQGADVLSHCANQAGTGVIKAAEERGLLATGDSYDQNSIAPDTVMASTIYSVPALVLTAVEKVSTDTYEGGVFNLGMQDGVVDISGYNSFEDKIPQDVKDLIASTRQQILDGSFTVPLIETRTK
- a CDS encoding amidohydrolase — its product is MGNQKLLTNIRSLVSCDGSDTVYNDCDLLIDGYKIAKIGKNLSRGDAEVIDASNYIVYPGLVNTHHHFFQTFVRNLVTIDYPNLLVVDWLDKIYPIFSQIDSEVIYYSSLVAMADLLKHGCTTAFDHQYCYTKKTGKEAVDRQMEAASLLGIRYHAGRGCNTLEREKGSTIPGEMLETTDEFLLDCERLMKAYHDPNPNSMSQIVVAPCQPINSYQETFEESLAFARKHGLRLHTHLGEGENPIMMERYGKRTLAWAEEIGFVGEDVWFAHGWELQEDEYKVMAQTGTGLSHCPAPAVLGGFPIIDIPAMERAGMNVSLGCDGSATNDSSNLLDSLRMAYLAQSYHSKSRGGAPSAYEMLKTATVGGAKTLGRSDIGSLEVGKAADLFAIDANTLPLAGTLHDPGNLLARVGYTGEVAMTMVGGDIKFKDGELVGIDEVRLAVQAEMACDERLRSLFPTIFR
- a CDS encoding type II toxin-antitoxin system RelB/DinJ family antitoxin; protein product: MERSTVNINFRMDAELKNNLEKACQELGLTPSAAFTIFATKVAREKRIPFEVAVDPFYSERNMARLRKSIAQMESTGGTIHEVDVSD
- a CDS encoding Txe/YoeB family addiction module toxin → MIKAWSDDAWKDFEYWTKQDKKTLKRILALLRDIDRNGYKGIGKPERLTGNLAPYWSRRIDDCNRLVYRIDGDIIRIVQCGSHYRDK
- a CDS encoding aldolase, which encodes MMNEIEMKRELVSFASSLYQRGFVVGSAGNISVKLPDGTYLATPTGSSFGILDETEVSHFKEDGTLLGGKAPTKEVPFHLACYAAHSEIRAVVHLHSTYATLLASTKGLKDGSPFTPFTPYFVMKVNKVGILPYRRPGSPLIAEDIRSKPGFSTYLMQNHGLITTGKTLQEAVFAAEEFEESAKLWYLGQGLDIRRLSEEEMAELQ
- the otnK gene encoding 3-oxo-tetronate kinase — encoded protein: MKLGVIADDFTGAVDIAGFLVSGGMRTLMCAKPVATGQLPETDAIVMSLKIRSIPSSEAVEEALSALAFLQEAGCDRFYYKYCSTFDSTEKGNIGPISDALRDALGLSSTLICPALPVNGRTVYHGYLFVGDQLLSDSPMRHHPLNPMRMSKLADLLAMQSPSCNGHVYYDVVRKGATAVKNRIDTLEKDGVNNIIVDVINDEDLTTIAKATEDMLLVTGGSGLAQGIATVRAESLGERGIAKPAFLPKRTNAVVIAGSCSAMMQKQVAYYKEKAESFSIDEQACVDDPSYPETLAKWALAHQGSTLAPMVFATRSPEELQHNRERFKGVDLAGIIEQVFGRMTAILAQEGVETFIVGGGETRGVVASTLGVDAYLIGEQIDPGVSWVQSLDRKFQLVLKSGNFGSESFLEKAQECYDE
- a CDS encoding chromate transporter produces the protein MSILLTLFFSFFQIGLFSIGGGYAAMPLIQAQTVDIHGWLTATEFADLVTIAEMTPGPIAINSATFVGMKVAGIAGVVVATLGNILPSVIIMLLLAHLYAKYREQTLLKRVLEGVRPVVVAAIFTAGLSLLQLAIGHMGQVDLFALIVFILAFVCLNSRKIPLGPIVLLILGAISGIGYAVVTHALP
- a CDS encoding chromate transporter; translation: MADALIREHKKRPEINFKFFFKLFWTTFSLSLFTFGGGFVIISLMRKKMVVKLGWINDEEMLDFITIAQSSPGPIAVNGSLMVGYHLAGVPGALVATLGTILPPMMILTLVSLGYKAVQDNLWIAAAFHGMRAVVAAIVLQVTWALFRPLLKKKQVLPILLFVLSFSALFIFKVNIMLVMVSIVAFSIIQSLILLQKEKKL
- a CDS encoding SPASM domain-containing protein; the encoded protein is MDTRRAHLTMMIKPASAACNLRCDYCFYFDEADTRVAGIRPLMSHAVADAIITKCLETAKHCSFVFQGGEPSLAGLPFFEYFVSKVASTKREDSQVSYAFQTNGMLLDEKWARFFKQHGFLVGVSLDGPPRLNDLHRKVRDGGKGGRKVLQAISHLEREGVEFNILSVVTNDLAQNIGMAYPYFVEHGLTYQQYIPCMDMLDGEKRFLSATGYGQFLKDLFDLWFASYQAKKPVSVRFFDNLVGMIAGYPPEACDMAGVCSIQYVAESNGDIYPCDFYCLDSYCLGNITEDEFVSLDKRRSTLRFIEDSPNSIDDCASCPWRALCRGGCKRYRNEEGYRFCASMKIFFPYAIERLELVAKQMLAL